A stretch of the Paenibacillus dendritiformis genome encodes the following:
- a CDS encoding energy-coupling factor transporter transmembrane component T family protein, with translation MKSMSLYVEKDSAVHRVDPITKLAYIAAAIAIPIIVPSLHAAWVCMAFSFGLLAAGRVFRRGLAVIGFVSFVLATVVIIQGFFHVGNETALFTIGSWPFYKEGLLFALGISFRALNIVGAFLILVLTTKPSDLVEALVRRGLSPRIGYVLNSVFQIIPQMMAAVGTITDAQRARGVETEGRLMTRIKAFLPLIGPVVLSALLDTKERTLALQARGFNVPGRKTFLNEEKRYRHAGTLRLAMLVIVAAALLWRIFA, from the coding sequence ATGAAATCAATGAGCTTGTACGTGGAAAAAGACTCGGCTGTCCATCGCGTCGATCCGATAACGAAGCTGGCCTATATCGCGGCGGCGATCGCGATTCCCATCATTGTGCCCTCCCTCCATGCGGCCTGGGTGTGTATGGCGTTCAGCTTCGGGCTGCTTGCCGCAGGAAGGGTGTTCCGGCGGGGCCTGGCGGTGATTGGCTTCGTCAGCTTCGTGCTGGCGACGGTGGTTATTATCCAGGGATTTTTCCATGTCGGGAATGAGACGGCGCTGTTCACGATCGGGAGCTGGCCGTTCTATAAGGAAGGCTTGCTGTTCGCCCTCGGCATCAGCTTCCGGGCTCTGAATATTGTCGGGGCCTTCCTTATCCTCGTCCTGACCACGAAGCCGTCCGATCTGGTGGAAGCCCTCGTCCGCAGAGGCTTGTCGCCCCGTATCGGCTATGTGCTGAACTCCGTGTTCCAGATCATTCCGCAGATGATGGCGGCTGTCGGCACGATCACCGATGCGCAGCGTGCGCGGGGGGTAGAGACGGAAGGACGGTTGATGACACGCATCAAGGCGTTCCTTCCGCTTATCGGCCCGGTCGTGCTCAGCGCGCTGCTCGATACGAAGGAGCGCACGCTGGCGCTGCAGGCGAGGGGCTTCAACGTGCCCGGGCGCAAAACATTTCTGAATGAGGAGAAGCGGTACCGGCATGCCGGAACTCTCCGGCTGGCGATGCTCGTCATCGTCGCCGCCGCTCTTCTATGGAGGATCTTCGCATGA
- a CDS encoding flagellar motor protein MotB — MSNKRRQSHDEHVDESWLIPYADILTLLLALFIVLYGMSTVDAKKFQEMSQAFNIAFDSGGGAGILDQQAIIPPNNAKKGMKDVDPSTASRNRERYEFMVKAKQEQAELETLRDKMNEYIANGGLSNQLNTELNHSELKITIKDSALFDSGKASLKSDAKQLAITIGDMLKQYKAYEIVISGHTDNRPIRNSNFESNWDLSSARALSFMKVVLERSEIDPKQFKAVGMGEYHPVADNRTEEGKAQNRRVEVSILRKFVEKDGPSDPSSEPDAKTEAP, encoded by the coding sequence ATGAGCAACAAGCGCCGCCAGTCTCACGATGAACATGTCGATGAATCTTGGCTGATCCCGTATGCCGATATTTTGACTTTGCTGCTGGCCTTGTTCATTGTCCTGTATGGGATGAGCACGGTGGATGCGAAGAAATTCCAAGAGATGAGCCAAGCCTTCAACATCGCCTTCGATAGCGGAGGCGGCGCGGGGATTCTCGATCAGCAGGCTATCATTCCGCCGAACAATGCCAAGAAGGGCATGAAGGATGTGGACCCGAGCACGGCCTCCCGCAATCGGGAACGCTATGAATTTATGGTGAAGGCCAAGCAAGAGCAGGCGGAGCTGGAGACGCTGCGGGACAAGATGAACGAGTACATTGCCAATGGCGGCTTGTCTAACCAACTGAACACCGAACTCAATCATTCGGAGCTGAAAATAACGATTAAAGACAGCGCGCTGTTCGACTCCGGGAAAGCGAGCCTCAAGTCCGACGCCAAGCAGCTGGCCATTACGATCGGAGACATGCTGAAGCAGTACAAGGCCTATGAGATTGTCATCAGCGGGCATACCGACAACCGCCCGATTCGCAACAGCAACTTCGAATCGAACTGGGATCTCAGCTCGGCCCGGGCGCTCAGCTTCATGAAGGTGGTGCTTGAGCGCTCCGAAATCGATCCGAAGCAGTTCAAGGCCGTCGGCATGGGGGAATACCACCCGGTAGCCGATAACCGCACGGAAGAAGGGAAGGCGCAGAATCGCCGGGTCGAAGTCTCGATTCTCCGCAAATTCGTAGAGAAAGACGGGCCGTCAGATCCATCATCCGAACCGGATGCCAAGACGGAGGCTCCATAG
- the motA gene encoding flagellar motor stator protein MotA: MEKSTLIGLVLGVLAISLGMYYKGAPISNLANPAAIMIIFVGTAASLFIGFPMKELKKFPKLLGMIFKPQQLVDRVQLIQLFMEWASITRREGLLALESKIDDIQDDFLRNGMRMIIDGNDQDFVRDVLMEDIHSTEERHRAGALIFSQAGTYAPTLGVLGAVIGLIAALGQMADMEQLAHAIAGAFVATLMGIFTGYVLWHPIANKLKRLSYSEIQIRLMMVEGLLSIQSGVSTIAINQKLSVFLTPSERAQLNTKGEAGE; the protein is encoded by the coding sequence ATGGAAAAATCAACATTGATCGGTCTGGTCCTTGGCGTCTTGGCCATCTCGCTCGGAATGTACTATAAAGGCGCTCCGATATCCAATTTGGCCAACCCTGCTGCCATTATGATTATTTTTGTCGGTACGGCAGCCTCGCTTTTTATCGGCTTTCCGATGAAGGAATTGAAAAAATTCCCCAAATTGTTGGGTATGATATTTAAGCCCCAGCAGCTGGTTGACCGGGTGCAGTTGATCCAGCTGTTCATGGAATGGGCCAGCATTACCCGCCGCGAAGGCCTGCTGGCGCTCGAATCGAAGATTGACGACATTCAGGATGACTTCCTTCGCAACGGAATGCGGATGATCATCGACGGGAACGACCAAGACTTCGTGCGCGATGTACTAATGGAAGATATTCATTCGACCGAAGAGCGGCACCGCGCGGGTGCGCTTATCTTTTCCCAGGCAGGAACCTACGCGCCGACGCTGGGGGTATTGGGGGCCGTTATCGGCTTGATCGCCGCTCTGGGGCAGATGGCCGATATGGAGCAGCTCGCCCACGCGATCGCAGGGGCCTTCGTCGCGACGCTGATGGGGATCTTCACCGGTTATGTGCTCTGGCACCCGATTGCCAATAAATTGAAGCGGCTGTCGTACAGTGAAATTCAGATTCGGTTGATGATGGTCGAAGGCTTGCTGTCCATCCAATCCGGCGTATCGACGATTGCCATCAACCAGAAGCTGTCTGTCTTCCTGACGCCAAGCGAGCGCGCACAGCTGAACACGAAGGGAGAGGCTGGAGAATGA
- a CDS encoding energy-coupling factor ABC transporter ATP-binding protein has translation MIRIRNMHFEYNPDQPVLHDITLDLDARATAIIGQNGAGKTTLVKLLKGLLQPTAGEISVCGIRTKEATVAGLAGRIGLVFQNPNDQICKRTVLEEVMFGPLNLKRSTSEAKERAMAALDMVGLGARREMNPHDLGLSEKKLVSIASIVAMDTDILILDEPTIAQDDAGKRRIGGLIEQLKRQGKLVLAILHDMDFAAALFERTVVLNRGQVLMDDETRHVFSRPEILREAGLDTPYATQLGRRWGLPGTVLTAEELIAAMSVKR, from the coding sequence ATGATTCGCATCCGGAATATGCACTTCGAATATAACCCGGACCAGCCGGTGCTGCACGATATCACGTTGGATCTCGATGCGCGGGCGACGGCGATAATCGGCCAGAACGGCGCCGGCAAGACGACGCTGGTCAAGCTGCTCAAAGGGCTGCTTCAACCGACGGCCGGGGAAATTTCCGTGTGCGGGATACGTACGAAGGAAGCAACGGTCGCCGGTTTGGCCGGCCGAATCGGGCTTGTCTTCCAGAACCCGAATGATCAGATATGCAAGCGCACGGTCCTGGAGGAGGTCATGTTCGGGCCGCTTAACCTGAAGCGGAGCACGTCCGAGGCGAAGGAGCGGGCAATGGCGGCGCTGGACATGGTCGGCCTGGGCGCGCGCCGGGAGATGAATCCCCACGATCTCGGCTTGTCCGAGAAGAAGCTCGTGAGCATCGCCTCGATTGTTGCCATGGATACGGATATTCTTATTTTGGACGAGCCGACCATCGCTCAGGACGATGCGGGCAAGCGCCGGATCGGCGGCCTTATCGAGCAGCTGAAGCGGCAGGGCAAGCTCGTGCTGGCGATATTGCATGATATGGACTTCGCTGCGGCTCTTTTCGAACGGACCGTCGTCCTTAACCGGGGCCAAGTGTTGATGGACGACGAGACGCGCCACGTATTCTCCCGGCCGGAGATTCTTCGGGAAGCCGGTCTCGATACGCCGTATGCGACGCAGCTCGGGAGGCGGTGGGGGCTCCCCGGTACGGTCCTGACGGCAGAGGAGCTGATCGCAGCCATGTCCGTTAAGCGATGA
- a CDS encoding GNAT family N-acetyltransferase, translating to MTEEDGAHVCSWTYEPPYQLYGFLPWEQMKALEVEFGDARIRSEQYGSVTDADGELFGFAQFFPLLGVTRLGLGMRPDRLGQGYGVSFVQAIVEEARRRHPGDMIDLEVLTWNERAIRTYRRAGFRITDTYTRQTPTGPGEFHCMVYHP from the coding sequence ATGACCGAGGAGGACGGCGCACATGTCTGCTCATGGACCTATGAGCCGCCTTATCAACTATATGGATTCCTCCCGTGGGAGCAAATGAAGGCCCTCGAAGTCGAGTTCGGCGATGCCCGCATCCGGAGCGAACAGTATGGATCGGTGACGGACGCCGACGGAGAGCTGTTCGGCTTCGCGCAATTCTTCCCTCTGCTCGGCGTGACCCGTCTCGGGCTGGGGATGCGCCCCGATCGGCTTGGTCAAGGATATGGCGTGTCCTTCGTTCAGGCGATCGTCGAAGAAGCCCGACGGCGCCATCCCGGCGATATGATTGATCTGGAAGTGCTGACCTGGAATGAACGGGCAATCCGCACATACCGGCGCGCCGGATTCCGGATCACCGATACGTATACGCGGCAGACGCCGACAGGGCCCGGCGAATTTCACTGCATGGTCTATCACCCGTAG
- a CDS encoding ECF transporter S component — MSKRSMWSFSTAALVLIPVAVGINYIGKLFAGVLKLPLWLDAIGTVLASMLAGPVIGGLSGLINNIIYGLTMDPISFVYALTSVFIGLVAGIMASKGWISSWGKAAVIGLAVGLTAVIISTPLNVAFWGGQTGNVWGDIVFGYVLQGTRSVWLASFLDELVVDLPDKLITVLAAYGIYRVLPSSLMNMYKDSGDIEKL, encoded by the coding sequence ATGTCCAAAAGAAGTATGTGGTCATTCTCAACCGCGGCGCTTGTGCTGATCCCGGTCGCGGTCGGCATTAACTACATCGGCAAATTGTTCGCCGGCGTGCTCAAGCTGCCGCTGTGGCTTGATGCGATCGGGACGGTGCTGGCCAGCATGCTGGCGGGTCCGGTTATCGGCGGGCTGTCCGGACTCATTAACAACATCATTTATGGTCTCACGATGGATCCAATCTCGTTTGTCTATGCCCTCACAAGCGTCTTTATTGGCCTGGTAGCCGGGATTATGGCCTCCAAGGGCTGGATATCGAGCTGGGGCAAGGCGGCCGTCATTGGACTGGCCGTAGGATTGACGGCGGTTATTATCTCCACCCCGCTCAATGTGGCGTTCTGGGGCGGGCAGACGGGGAATGTCTGGGGCGATATCGTCTTCGGTTATGTGCTGCAAGGGACCCGATCGGTCTGGCTCGCTTCCTTCCTGGATGAACTGGTCGTCGATCTGCCGGATAAGCTCATTACCGTACTTGCCGCTTACGGGATATACCGCGTGCTTCCGAGCAGTCTGATGAATATGTACAAGGATAGCGGAGATATCGAGAAGCTGTAA
- a CDS encoding energy-coupling factor ABC transporter ATP-binding protein, giving the protein MNLIEVEHLKYRYPSTERLALNDISLTVEAGEFIGIIGANGAGKTTFCQALTGLVPHFYKGAYGGRVGIAGFDVAESGVDEMIRHVGIVFQNPFTQVTGAKLTVYEEVAFGLEQLGVERDEMIERIDHALHLLDMYEYKERHPFDLSGGQMQRVAIACVIAMRPQVIVLDEPTSQLDPQGSEEVFQAVQSLSREGMTVILAEHKMEKLAAYADRIVLLHEGSLIGIDTPSRLFSRADLAEYGVKPPVYTQVCRELGLRTPGRDTYPVTLEEAAQAYEAARGGKNGLSPAAGAEEGERGE; this is encoded by the coding sequence ATGAATCTGATTGAAGTGGAGCATCTCAAGTACCGTTACCCGTCCACGGAGAGGCTGGCGCTGAATGATATCTCGCTGACGGTGGAGGCCGGGGAATTCATTGGGATCATCGGTGCCAATGGAGCGGGCAAGACAACCTTCTGCCAGGCGCTCACTGGGCTGGTGCCCCATTTCTATAAGGGCGCATACGGAGGCAGGGTAGGCATCGCAGGATTCGATGTCGCGGAGAGCGGCGTAGATGAGATGATACGCCATGTCGGCATTGTGTTCCAGAATCCGTTCACGCAGGTGACGGGAGCGAAGCTGACGGTGTATGAGGAGGTCGCCTTCGGCTTGGAGCAGTTGGGCGTGGAGCGGGACGAGATGATCGAGCGTATCGATCATGCGCTTCATCTGCTCGATATGTACGAGTACAAGGAGCGGCACCCATTCGACCTGTCCGGAGGCCAGATGCAGCGGGTGGCCATCGCCTGCGTCATTGCGATGCGGCCGCAGGTCATCGTGCTGGATGAGCCGACCTCGCAGCTTGATCCGCAGGGCTCGGAGGAAGTATTCCAGGCCGTTCAGAGCCTGAGCCGGGAGGGAATGACGGTCATTCTGGCGGAGCACAAGATGGAGAAGCTCGCCGCGTACGCGGATCGAATCGTTCTTCTGCACGAAGGGAGCCTAATTGGCATCGATACGCCGTCCCGTCTGTTCTCCCGGGCCGATCTGGCGGAATACGGGGTCAAGCCGCCCGTCTATACTCAGGTATGCCGCGAGCTCGGGCTGCGCACCCCGGGCAGGGATACGTATCCGGTAACCCTCGAAGAAGCGGCCCAGGCTTATGAGGCGGCGCGCGGCGGGAAGAACGGCTTAAGCCCGGCGGCAGGCGCGGAAGAGGGGGAGCGGGGTGAGTGA
- a CDS encoding sulfurtransferase, with amino-acid sequence MSRPILVSKQWLLARMYEPDIVIVDCRFDLGRPEAGREDYASSHIPGAVYLDLNTDLSAPVEAHGGRHPLPDPAVLAERLGRAGISNASRVVAYDDQGGMYASRLWWMLRWLGHDAVHVMEEGFTAWKEAGYPVTDAQRVVVPAAFVPKVRADMLASMEEVREKLGRPDVLLVDSRDVARYRGETEPIDAKAGHIPGAIHQFWKDNVDERGAWKPEEERREQLAALVEALEAGREVIVYCGSGVSACPNVLALHELGYPQVRLYAGSWSDWSSYPENEIATGEE; translated from the coding sequence ATGAGTAGACCAATTCTCGTATCCAAGCAATGGCTGTTAGCCCGAATGTATGAGCCTGATATCGTCATCGTCGATTGCCGCTTCGACCTCGGGCGGCCCGAGGCGGGGAGAGAAGATTATGCCTCCTCTCATATCCCGGGCGCCGTCTATCTTGATCTGAATACGGACCTGTCGGCACCGGTGGAAGCCCATGGCGGCCGTCATCCGCTGCCTGATCCGGCCGTACTGGCGGAACGGCTCGGCCGGGCCGGCATCAGCAATGCCAGCCGGGTCGTCGCATACGACGATCAAGGCGGGATGTATGCCTCGCGGCTGTGGTGGATGCTGCGTTGGCTGGGCCATGACGCCGTCCATGTGATGGAAGAGGGCTTCACGGCGTGGAAGGAGGCCGGGTACCCGGTCACCGACGCGCAACGGGTTGTCGTGCCCGCCGCCTTCGTGCCGAAGGTTCGGGCGGACATGCTGGCGAGCATGGAGGAGGTCCGGGAGAAGCTGGGCCGGCCGGATGTGCTGCTCGTCGATTCGCGCGACGTGGCGCGCTATCGGGGCGAGACCGAGCCGATCGATGCGAAGGCGGGGCATATTCCAGGGGCGATCCATCAGTTCTGGAAGGATAATGTCGATGAGCGCGGCGCCTGGAAGCCGGAAGAGGAGCGCCGGGAGCAGCTCGCTGCTCTTGTGGAAGCGCTGGAAGCGGGACGCGAGGTCATCGTCTATTGCGGATCCGGGGTCAGCGCCTGTCCGAATGTGCTGGCGCTGCATGAGCTTGGCTACCCGCAGGTCCGCTTGTATGCCGGGAGCTGGAGCGATTGGAGCTCGTATCCGGAAAACGAGATTGCGACTGGAGAAGAATAA